GCGTCTAAAATTTCAATCGCAATTTGCTCTCCCACTAGTTTGAGACCAATTCAATTTGTAAGGATTATGGAGGGTTtcccatgtatatatttttattattgttcatactttTTCTATTTATGGCTAAAAAGATGCACAACTTAAATAGCTTTCTAGTTATGGCACGTAGCGTAGGCATTAGCTAATACCGTCGTCACTAATGACTTcattaacaatatatatatatgagatgttGCTACGTAATGAATTGATTGgttgggttttgtttaatatGTCTACCCTTTGCGTAAATAATAATTAACTTTCTATTTTAGACTTGAAACATTACTTGCTTAATTGTGTTTTAagcttataattaatatttttggttcACCCAAATATTCCATgggatttaataaaataataaaataacaaataatattccATGcacaaaaagtaataaaataatatttatcataaacaaaacaaataatgTGTAAAGAAAAGAGCTCTACTTTTGGGATTTGGGGTACTATTATTCCttttatcaaatgaaaataacaaaTCAGAGAGAGAAATTGCAaagatttaaaaattttgttgggaaataaaactaaaatatagGGAAAAGAATAAGGCAAAAGGAGGTAtggtaatttgaatataaatatgAGTATAGTCGTAATCCAATGATCCATCCATCCAAATGAGACTGAACTCACTCTACTTTAGTTGTCTGAAAAGTGGACAATACAAACCTAACGACATTGCTCTCTCTCACTCACACGTGTATTATCTAAACCCCacatctttattattttctttaaccACACGCCTAATGCCTAGCCTACTTCCCTTCAACTCACCTCACTTCATTTCAACATTTACCAAACTTAGTTTTACatctcaaattaatatttagattcaGTTATACGTGAATGttttcaagttttattatttatgaaagtTATAGTCTAGATTGGATTAGCTCCTATAAtccatttataataatttaatacttgtgaatatttgaaaataaattccAGACctttaaaaattagtaaaaaatatataaagaaagttgaCATTATTTTTTTAAGCTTTTTGACTGATGCTTATAACAAATTTCATAGAAGAAAGAGCAAGAGTTTGATTAAGTGGAATTTAAGTACTTAATAAATGGAAATATATCGCATATCATAATTAGCAAAAATGTTATACAAAGAAAAATggcaaaaaaaaattgtgaaatcttttataataatttttttctttaattaaatgaaaatagtaaaaaaaaaatcaatcgtCCGACCATTCGGCGCTGCACACGTGCAGTACATGAATGCTAACATATTCAATTATTTGAGTATGAGAGGCTCTTTTCCATAGACTACTTTTTTAGAAAGTGTTTCGTTTTCTTTTAAGGGACCAATGTTGCGATCTCATTAGCAAAAGGCCGAAAAACAAAAGCATATATTGTTTATAAAGCTTCCAGCATCAgtcaaattttctccttttttttttctttgaaaataagttattCCTTTTCTTCAATTAAAaagatttaatgaatttttttatgattaatatattattgatgtttaatttattgtttatgaaaattgattttttttaattttatattttttaataatataatcttCAAGAttcgaatttaaatttttttttttaaagtacaatatctcttaacactacaaaaaaaaataatacttaatataattttatcataaaagaTTGAAAATATTGAAAGGTAGAGTAACTTCAACtcgttttgttactttttttaatagtatgataacataatatgttaaTTCGtggattaatatttaatttgactTTTCAACTATGACTAAAATATCATTGTGGTacttatagaatttttttattgataatttataaaaaacttaaaatatcaatattttcttCTAAAAGAacctaaaatttcataatttatttattttaattataaaaaaaacatattttttaaaattataattatgcaaaataaaaatttaaaactcatgatatccaaaaaaaaaaaaaccctaaacaatcactTATGTAAAGCTCTAAAAATGTCAGAATCTCAACTTGACTGATGGTGGTGATTTGGTGGCAACTTCATCATTCTATATCCTTAAATACAATGTAAGTCTCCTTCATGCAGTCTGATTCTTAGATATGCAAAACCTTTTGCAGAGTAGAATCTTCCTTTGTTAAATGCAAGATTTCTTATAGTTATGCAGAAATGAAATTGATGTTCTTTCATTTAGTAGTTATGTTGATATAGGGTCTCAACAAGGTAGGAGGAGATAATGGAGATAAGATGACCAGTTTACTTGTCACATATAGAGAGTCGGAGAAGGAGGTTGCTAACGGAGAGAAGGGAGGAGATGGAGGACAAATAGGCTTTTCACTTAGGGCTTCTTGGGGAGGAAGAAGGGTCTTTGTATCTCATGCTCTAGAATATATATAAGTGGGTGTCTCTTGTTTGGCAGTATCACGTAATCAATAACATGGAAGGTAAGTTTGTTCATGTGATCAGTCAAGTGATAAGGTCATTACAGGTCAATTGTATTATATATGATACTATGTGATAATGTTTTGATATTCTCTTTATTAAGGTTGTACAAAGTTATTGTATTATAAAAATCCTTCAATGATCTCTATAAAAAGTTCATAACGGATCGTTTTTAAAGTAACTACTTCTTAGATAATTATGAGCAAATGATTGCTCTCACCAACTGTCTTCGGCAAAGGGTCATTGACAATTCACCTCCTATCCTGTCACGTGTCAATTGTGAAAATAGGGTATAACAAGATCAATTAATCTTAGATAGTGGAAGACCGGTTGATGAAGGAGGAGTTGAAGATGCATTTGAGCTTCTTTATGAAACCAATGAACAGTTGAGGTCTGGCATATGGGCTGGGGAGTGGGTACTTAGTTAAATGTTTTAGGCAGGAAGTCTAGTAGGGAGTGACCTTCTAAAGTATTATAATTTGATTTAGGGTCCTAAaactctttttgttttatttttttatcttttccccCAATTTTAGGTGATCACATAATGTTTCATGGGGATTGTCCTATGTATTGTTGGTATATTTCATAAACGAAGAGCTTAAAATTCCATTTGGATGAGCCATAAAATTAGTTTCAATGAGATTAAAAATAACAATGACAGTAAATTTAGTTACTATatcaataagattaaaattaacatgaaatatgCGTTTAAATTCAAATACAACAGTAACActgagatgaaaataaaaataaccattaaagACATTAATCTAaagatttattatattattatatatatatcaatatctttaaatattttatttttaaatttatttaaataattaattaattaactaattatattatttatgattattttaaataaataataaagtaaaacaCAAGTCATTAAagtataaataaacaaaattaaaataattacaagttAAATAGTAAAAAGAAATGATAAGCAAGATTATTCTCATGTAAATAGTGGGTCTCCATATTCCTCATTCAATATCAgaataaatagataaaagaaCAGTAAAAGCAACTAAATTAGGGGACACCCAAATTGAGTTGTaagagaaaaaatatataaaattattgaaaaaccTCATAATAgctgatttatttttattttatctttttcaaaGACTTGAACATCTCTGTAACATTGGGATGAGTTCCAATAAACCCAGCAGCCCAACATAACAAATaccaaaaatcaaatttttttatctcCCAACCAAAATAAACATCTTTTGAGATTAAAAAAAGCTGGCATTAATAGCAGGAGGAGCAATTCCTTTATCTTCTACCATCCccagaaaacaaacaaaaaaaccctCGTACTGATGTGTACGGTTATGGATAGACGTCTTCAGATTTCATTTGCTTTTCACAATTACTTTACGAGAAAATCCCaggcaaaaaataataataataaatctaatCTGAAAATTGCTTGAAAGCATAAAGGAATAGAAATCACCTTCAGGCCTTCCTTCTAGATAAAAAAACCCCTAGGGCCGCTGCAACCACCGATCATTGTacaacaaattcaaaaatcaatatcaaataaGAGGTCTTCCGGTGGTTCCACTCAACTCAAACTGGTGTTGCTGGGTTACATCCTTCCTATCTAATACAGAAAACGGGTTCCCTCCCTGTTGTTGATTACCCCTTTGATGTTGGTTAGCCCTGTGTGGCTGCGTCCCTCTTTGCTCATGAAGAAGATGAGGATGAGGATAAGGATGATGAAGAAGAGGGATAACTGCGGAGCCATTTAGGTTGCCTTGTGGAGCCATTATGCCACCACACTGCGGATAACTGCGACTTAAATTTGCCTGGTACCTTGTATTATACCTCTGCTTTTTACCACTTAGATGAGAAGGATATGGTCCACGCACGGTTGAAATTTGTGCCATAGGACTGGTTATGAGCCTCACTCCATTCTGATGATTTGGAGGGTAATGCAAGTAACTTCCAGGAACACATATAGGATAGGGATAGTAAATCTGGGCATTGGGAAAATCGAATGGAAGATTCTGAGATAAAGGGTAACCTGCACGAGAATCATGTTTTGGAGGAGCCCTTCTAGGCTGTTTCTGAGATCCTGCACGAGAATAATCTTGTTCAGAAGGAGCCACTACAGCCTGTCCCTGGTTCAGAGACCCATTATTTACATGGGAATTGAATGGAGGAATATGGGGAGCAGTGGCAATTGATGGTGGTGGAGCCTGCACATTATTACTAAACCCAGTGCGATCCACTTTCAACTTCAAGCTATTAGCAATAAGTCTGTGAGATGCCTCCCCAAGCTTACGGCCAGAAATGGATCCAGGAGGGTTATACCTGAAATAAAAAAGATACCTGTAAACAGCCAGTATATAGTTTCCCGCACTTAAAGTCAAGCACTACAGCAAGAAAAAAGGAAGTTCCAGAaactaatatatgtatatatatgcaataTTTTGAACAATAACCTTTCCACTGGACTTTTGAGCATTGACCCTTCCACCAGATGCCGAGCTGCAGCAAACCTTCCATTCTGAAAAGGTCTCCTCCCAGAATCTTCGTGCCATAACAGATGTTTGGATTTTAAATCACTGAGTTGGATCATCTGCAGCACAATGTCAACAACATCaagaaaaataatacaacaaaatCACCCTTGACATGAATTTATTTTCTCATTCATTGAAGGTTCTCATACAAAAAAGTCATCCTAACTTCCTTTTCTCTTTGCGAGTTTTTGTGGACAGAAAAAAGCCTAATATTGGTTTTTAACTAAAATTGGCTTCCTGATTAACTTTGCTCGAGGATACTGCAAAAAAGCAAGTGGAAACTATTCCCCCAAAAGGGCACCAATAAAGATTCCAAAAGTTCTTGATTGTGAAGCAAGAAACGTTTTGAGGACTATGTTTTAAGTTCGCAAGGTTCAGAAGAAGACGGTTTCAGTtgatcatatttcattttcacaaaGAAAATTAGCTACATCTACAATATTAGATCACATTCAGAATAATTCAATGACTTGATCAATAGATATGTCAGATGCTACGATATTTCTTTAAAAGGGAGTTTTAACAAACAATTAAATCTACAATAAAGCAGAGAACTAAAACTGCTCTGTACCTTAGGAGGGAATATAACCCCAGCTGGAGGACGAGGGATATGTTTATGAGCTTTCGGGGTTCTATATATGCAACATCTGGAAAGCAGACAGCCACATATCATTAATGAATCTTTATTAAACCACCAGtcccatgcatgattaaattgaaCTTACATGACTTCATTGGCCAATATATCTTCCATGTCCTTGATGGGAGACCTGAATATAGGAGGATGAGTGTCTCCAGCACAAGGGAATATGTAACCATTCATCCCATCACTGCATGCATGCCGAACCAAATCAGAAGAAAAAAGTGGGACATACCTTAAATTTACTGTTAGCATGCAAAGTATTCAAGACAGTTTGAATCCTAATTATACCAAGAGACCACCATATAAAACAAGGTATGCTGAGCCATTCGTGAACATCTTCTCAACACGAAAACAAATGTGTTTATAAACAGAAAAAGCAGCACACCAACCAAAATTAAgattaaaaggaaaaatattatAGTATAAAACACAACTAGCCCAACAACAACAACATGATAAATGAGCCTGTAGCTTCTATCATTGCTAACAAAAGGAAATACATATATCAGCATTAGTTTTCCAGTCCAAAAACTTGCAATTTAAATGTGTCATGAAGGGAATACAATCAACCTAACAGATAGCTCATCAAGCAATTCAGAAGTTATAATAGATTTACAGCACATAAGGCAAAATGAGAAAGCACGGAAAACTCCATAATTGACAACAGAAGAACCACTGCAGCCTGCAGAAAGCCATATCTAAATCTCCATACTGACAGGAAACCATGAATATACATATTTCCTAGTGCCAATTAATATAATTGATTAAACTGCAAACATTTCCCACCATAAGTTACAAGTTCCCATTAAATCCTAGCCGCATTACAATGAATTCGAAACAAAAGATTAGAACAATGGGTTCAACAGACTACCTTGTAAAAAATACCAAACAGCACATGGAACAAATTATCAAACAAAAGGGAAGACAGGCATAGTCTAGCAATATGAAAGTAGGATGATTAAGGCTTTCCTGCACAAACCTCAAATCTGGTTTGACTTCCTCAATTTCAACCTGTTGCCTTTCTGTCAATCGTTTACAACGATTGTCAAGAGAAAAGATTTGTTCTGAGAGACGATGTGATGCCGCCACAAAAAGCATGTCACACATTGTACTGTTTCGTTGAGCTTCTTCCTCCTGCATAAGTTCATAGAATTTAGAAGACAGAGAGAACACTTTTTCGAAAGAACAAATAGATAATTaacaagagagagagagagagagtagaAGACACGcatgaaaatgatgattataGTGTCCTACCGTCAAAGTGTGTTCTATCTTCGCAACCTCTGTTAGAAGGCGCTCTTCATCAATAAAAGGCAATTTTGCAATACCCTTCAGGAAGCAACAGCAAATAAATCAAAatcctttcaaaaaaaaacatttggcATACGATACTATGCCAAGTGAGAGTAAAAGATAAACCTACCTGCCAAGAAAACCGCTTTCCATCCATGTCAACTTCAAAATCTGATAGAAGAGTgagttcaaatttcaaatcttATGGATGAAACCAAGACCTACAAATAATGTTGTTTGTTTTGCAAAATTGCATACCAGTTGGATAAAAGTCAACAATGGGTGAATTTGAATCAGTCATCAATTTCCTATACTGTTCAGGAAGTGCATGGGAACTGCAATGGAAATATATTCTTAGTATCTTACTGGCTCAAAAACTTACAAGGAGAACAAAGATGAAACAAGGAACAGTACCTCGCAGCAGGAAAAACCCCCAATAACTGATTAAATGGTTTGAAAGGGGAACCCAGCTCAAACTGAATATTTAGCTGACCAAGGTCCTTTAAATCAGATGCAAAGGGTGCATAATGATAAGGATAAAACCTGAAACAACAAAATCCAGTGGCAGCACAGTGAGTACTGAGTACTAAAAGAATGACGCTTATCAAAGTAGAAAGATGAAATCCTGTCAACAAATCATTCTCACCAAAACTATGTACAGTGAGGCAGAAAAGAAAATCAACTCAACAGATCCAAAAAGGAATAAGACGAGTGGTTCTAAGCACAAAATGATAATATCCAACCAAATGGCTCAAAAATAGACCACAAAGTGATTAGTATCGGAACttacaaaataccaaaatcaCTGACCCCAGAAAAAATAAATGACGGAAACAAGTACAAGCAAATAGAGAGGAATACATTCCAAAAGAAGTGTTCATATAAACCATTCCATGACAGAAAAAAGCACAAACAAGAAAAGCCCGCTCAAATTTCCTTTACAGCCAGTGATAGAAAAAAGAATAAATGTATTAATGTAAAAGAAACTCACCATCTCCAAGAACAAACCCCTTCATAGTAATAATGCATGACCCAGCATAGACCTTCTGTGAACTTCAAAACCTACAAAAAAGAAGCCCTAGAATAAGATTATCagataaataattcaaaacataacatacaTCATCCTCAAAAAAATTAACTCACTCACAACATCTTTTCGTGTTGTTTCCATTTCTTCAGGAGTTTCAACCAAAAACTTTTCTTGATAATACCTTTCCTTCCACCCTGGTTCTCCCAGTTTAATCTGACAGGAGCAAATAACCAAGAGGCAGCTAAGAATAGGATACTTAAATCATAGACAAAAACAGCAAACAAATTCTGAGAGGAAAAGGGAGAAACAAAGCAACAGAGATTGTAATATAGAAGGTGCATGCTTAAATTTACATATGACTAGAAATCAATATGAATTATTTTCAACTTGAAATAGATAAGAGAAATAGATGCAGCAtacattttgaaatttgaaagtaCAAATAATTTCTAGTTGAGTGACTGATCTGACTACTGCCTAAACCCAAAATATCATTAGAAACTGGAGAAGAAAGCATAAATTACTCGTGAATAGATAACATCATGTTCAAACCTTGTCTTCCTTACTATCTTTGGAGTTAAAAACATCAGTTTTGTCGTGGATCAGCTCCTTAAGTTTTGCTTCCAATTCTTCTTTGTTCTCGAGCATCTGATGCAAATGGAAAGAAAGAAACCAGTGCCATTAATTTTATGTAACAACagtcataaaaatatatatcaggATAGTGAAGACTCCCATAATTCCTCGCCAATAAGGCTCATACCAAACCATATGTTCGCTGATATGAGTCCTAAATAATGGACTAAGATATCACAATTACATTAAGTGTCTCTCCTGAAGCAGGGAAAACGTACATCTGATTCAATACTATCCTCTGCTTCGACAATAGCAGCATCGATAGTGACCCCTGAATTTAAACGCCGCACTTTGTATGGTCGACCAGAGGATTCATCACCATTTGACTCCATTGTTGGCTGAAATGGTGCAGGTGAAGAGCCAGAGGC
The sequence above is drawn from the Gossypium hirsutum isolate 1008001.06 chromosome A05, Gossypium_hirsutum_v2.1, whole genome shotgun sequence genome and encodes:
- the LOC107958235 gene encoding 5'-3' exoribonuclease 3 isoform X1, with translation MGVPAFYKWLAEKYPLILIDVIEEVAEMVDGVTIPVDTSKPNPNRIEFDNLYLDMNGIIHPCFHPEDRSSPRTFDEVFRRIFEYIDRLFIMVRPRKLLFMAIDGVAPRAKMNQQRSRRFRAAKDAAEAAAEEARLREEFEREGKRLPPKDETQLSDSNVITPGTSFMSVLSIALQYYIHLRLNYDPGWKNIKVILSDANVPGEGEHKIMSYIRLQRNLPGFDPNTRHCLYGLDADLIMLALATHEVHFSILREIIFTPGEDKCFLCGQMGHIAAKCDGTAKRKSGEFDEKGDRKNVARKPYQFLNIWTLREYLEHEMRISNSPFEIDLERIVDDFIFMCFFVGNDFLPHMPTLEIREGAIDLLLTIYKKEFRRMGGYLTDGSKPKLSRVEHFIQAVGSYEEQIFRKRALLHKRQAERIKRGQAQAGGGDDAEPQVQPDSIVPVTRFNGSRLASGSSPAPFQPTMESNGDESSGRPYKVRRLNSGVTIDAAIVEAEDSIESDMLENKEELEAKLKELIHDKTDVFNSKDSKEDKIKLGEPGWKERYYQEKFLVETPEEMETTRKDVVLKFTEGLCWVMHYYYEGVCSWRWFYPYHYAPFASDLKDLGQLNIQFELGSPFKPFNQLLGVFPAASSHALPEQYRKLMTDSNSPIVDFYPTDFEVDMDGKRFSWQGIAKLPFIDEERLLTEVAKIEHTLTEEEAQRNSTMCDMLFVAASHRLSEQIFSLDNRCKRLTERQQVEIEEVKPDLSDGMNGYIFPCAGDTHPPIFRSPIKDMEDILANEVICCIYRTPKAHKHIPRPPAGVIFPPKMIQLSDLKSKHLLWHEDSGRRPFQNGRFAAARHLVEGSMLKSPVERYNPPGSISGRKLGEASHRLIANSLKLKVDRTGFSNNVQAPPPSIATAPHIPPFNSHVNNGSLNQGQAVVAPSEQDYSRAGSQKQPRRAPPKHDSRAGYPLSQNLPFDFPNAQIYYPYPICVPGSYLHYPPNHQNGVRLITSPMAQISTVRGPYPSHLSGKKQRYNTRYQANLSRSYPQCGGIMAPQGNLNGSAVIPLLHHPYPHPHLLHEQRGTQPHRANQHQRGNQQQGGNPFSVLDRKDVTQQHQFELSGTTGRPLI
- the LOC107958235 gene encoding 5'-3' exoribonuclease 3 isoform X2, encoding MGVPAFYKWLAEKYPLILIDVIEEVAEMVDGVTIPVDTSKPNPNRIEFDNLYLDMNGIIHPCFHPEDRSSPRTFDEVFRRIFEYIDRLFIMVRPRKLLFMAIDGVAPRAKMNQQRSRRFRAAKDAAEAAAEEARLREEFEREGKRLPPKDETQLSDSNVITPGTSFMSVLSIALQYYIHLRLNYDPGWKNIKVILSDANVPGEGEHKIMSYIRLQRNLPGFDPNTRHCLYGLDADLIMLALATHEVHFSILREIIFTPGEDKCFLCGQMGHIAAKCDGTAKRKSGEFDEKGDRKNVARKPYQFLNIWTLREYLEHEMRISNSPFEIDLERIVDDFIFMCFFVGNDFLPHMPTLEIREGAIDLLLTIYKKEFRRMGGYLTDGSKPKLSRVEHFIQAVGSYEEQIFRKRALLHKRQAERIKRGQAQAGGGDDAEPQVQPDSIVPVTRFNGSRLASGSSPAPFQPTMESNGDESSGRPYKVRRLNSGVTIDAAIVEAEDSIESDMLENKEELEAKLKELIHDKTDVFNSKDSKEDKIKLGEPGWKERYYQEKFLVETPEEMETTRKDVVLKFTEGLCWVMHYYYEGVCSWRWFYPYHYAPFASDLKDLGQLNIQFELGSPFKPFNQLLGVFPAASSHALPEQYRKLMTDSNSPIVDFYPTDFEVDMDGKRFSWQGIAKLPFIDEERLLTEVAKIEHTLTEEEAQRNSTMCDMLFVAASHRLSEQIFSLDNRCKRLTERQQVEIEEVKPDLSDGMNGYIFPCAGDTHPPIFRSPIKDMEDILANEVICCIYRTPKAHKHIPRPPAGVIFPPKMIQLSDLKSKHLLWHEDSGRRPFQNGRFAAARHLVEGSMLKSPVERYNPPGSISGRKLGEASHRLIANSLKLKVDRTGFSNNVQAPPPSIATAPHIPPFNSHVNNGSLNQGQAVVAPSEQDYSRAGSQKQPRRAPPKHDSRAEWSEAHNQSYGTNFNRAWTISFSSKW